The following is a genomic window from Pseudomonas promysalinigenes.
GATGGCGTCGAAGGCCACGATGTCATCGGCATATGGCGCGGTGATCCTGGGTATGTCGCGATCCCGCACGGCCTGCATCCAAAGGTCGATCAGTTGACGGATTTCTGTTTCGGCTGAGGTATTCATCACAGGGCGCTCCGATCGATCATCAGCGGTACAGGGCTGCCCTGTACCTTCAGATCTTGGTCGAACGGCAGCAGGCCAAATCGACAGGCGCTGAGAACATTTTTTCAAACCGCCATAGCCGCCCTCTAATGGCTGGCGAGGATGAATTCACGATAGCCAGAAATGATCACATACACCGCGAAGTAGCAGAAAATTGCAGCTGACAACAGGTAAGACCACGTCAGCAGCCGGTCACCCAGCAAGCGCCCACCATGGCTGGCCATAGCGCACAGGCCCATGCACCAGACCAGCCCTGCGGCGAAGAAGCCCCCTAGAAAAAGCCCAGCATCCAGCGCACTACCGCCACCGGAGCGGGAGATCAGCACGCCCCCGACGGCCGCGAACCAGAGGATCGCGCTGGGCGACGACATGGCCAGAAAGATGCCCCGCAGAAACTCGCGCCAGCCAGGCTCAACCACCACTTGTGCACTGGCATCCATGTGCCCGCCACGCCAAGCCGCCCACAACATCCTGACGGCGAACCACACCAGCAAGGCCGAGCCGCCAATCCACAGCGTCCAACGAACGCTTTCGAACTGCAACAGCACGGTCATGCCCGCCAGTGCCGCAACGGCGTAGATCAAGTCGCCCACGCACGTTCCCAAGCCG
Proteins encoded in this region:
- a CDS encoding LysE family translocator, producing the protein MPFSNGFLLSLSLCLDIGVANIAMITLAMQRGFMQGFWLGLGTCVGDLIYAVAALAGMTVLLQFESVRWTLWIGGSALLVWFAVRMLWAAWRGGHMDASAQVVVEPGWREFLRGIFLAMSSPSAILWFAAVGGVLISRSGGGSALDAGLFLGGFFAAGLVWCMGLCAMASHGGRLLGDRLLTWSYLLSAAIFCYFAVYVIISGYREFILASH